ATGGGCGAGACACCAGGCTGCAGCGGCTGAAAGGTGATCGATCGGTGAACCAGAGCGGCTGTGGAGATGGTGAAACGGCGATGGACAGCAGAGGAAAAAGGGCGGTTCAGCTCGTGATCGTCCAAGGGGGAGGTCTCGGTCAAAGATATGATGTTGCCGAGATCTCTTAGCTCTCTCTTCTTGATGCGCTGGAATAGTGAAAGCCGAATGATCCCCCCTCTTACTAggaccttgtatttatagataaaattgGCCTAGCTTGATGGGCAAGAATGCAATATCCGCATATCCTTgtgtttcttaaaaaaaatctgaatatttggaaaatatccCCTCTTGGAGTGCAATTATCGCCCGAAGAGATATGCAAATGTGCTAGCCGAATCGCACAATttctttcctaaaaaattcagcTTCAAGGAATATATACGTGGGCTTGTTGAATTTTACGTGTATATGGGCTTTTTGTGCAATCTTGAGCTTGATTAATTAAAAGGCTGCTTGGGCCGAATTAAAAAATCCAACACTTCCTCAAACTCGGAACACCCATTTCAAATGCCTTGGCCAAAAATGCCCTGTTTCTCCTGCCTGTcaaatttaagttcaaatttGTGCCGCCAATGGTCCAATgcaagatgcaatgcatgagtaaaaattaaatatgctaaagatgatgaattttttattagaactaaaattagttctattttttttatgcataaatgactaaaaaattcaaaatttaggtgtcaacaactccATATCGAGTCGGAAAATTCTGGACTTAAGATTTTTTGGCGCCCACATATCCAAATGGGTCGAATTGAGCCGTTAcatatggtattagagcagaACCCTTGGGTACATGTGGAGGTCCAAGCGGATCCCAACAAGGTCGAGAAATGATTGCTCCCGCCTCCCTGACGACGGATTAGCTCGAGAAATTATTGCTCCCGACACCCCCCGTCAATTTTCCGGCACATGGCCTTCGAATAGGTTGTGGCACACGAGTTAACTAACTTAACTACCAAATGTCAGCAAAACCCGAACTAATAcatgtctctttctttcctaGCGGTAGATCATGAACAAAGATTCTGCGTATAGATTGGTTGATATCCTATTCGCAGGTAAGTTATAACGAAATCCCCTGAATCTCCTGGAGTAACAAGCAAGCTCTATCTCCTCCAGAACGTCTATGAAACTTCGACGAAATTAGCTTCTGGTTCTTAAACGTTAGTTATCCACAACTTTTGGTGCTCGTTACAAGGCCAAAGTCTCCAAATGGGGCCATCGAAGATCAAGTTAGGGGTCAAAGGTCGCCGCTTATCCATTCAATGGCGACAGACTTATGTTTGACTTCTTTGAACGCGCAAGAACGTAGTCACCATGTTGGAAAGTCTCACAGGTGCTCGCTTTAGGACCAAATGCTCACTCGATTTTGGTCActgaaaagcacaaactttCTGGGAGTCTTTGATTCAGCACCAGAACTTCCATTTTCCCCGGGGGGGAGGTAAAACGGGATTCGTTATAGCAAAGTCGAACGATATATTGCTGTAATCGTGAACTTTAGCAGAGGATTAGACAACCCGGTTCGATCAGTCTTATGTCCTAACTCGTGTTACATCCCCGACCAAATTTGGTTTATGAGGCCAAATTCGAAAACACGTGAAATATAGCTCAAACGAAAACGCATAGTTTCTGCAGGACATGAATAATTTGACACTGTTTAAGCATAGTTTAACAAATTGCAGAAGTTGATACAGCAACCTATGCATCTTTGGTCCCTCCCATTCCCTATTGTGTATGTAGAATCTGTGGATGTGATAATTTCGATTCGATGACGGTCGGATCTTAATTCATTCCTCTGCAATCCTTCCATTGTCTTGATCAGGCATAAGAATAGCAGCACAATATCATCGATAGAAAGCTGATCGTATGGTCCATAATTCGATTGAAAAGCGACGTACTTTAACCAAAATAAGAGAGTGACCTAACAATATGGATATAACAATTGGGTTGTTAAATCGATTGCATGTTTTCAAGACTTGTCGGGGGGAGTTCCTGTCTTGACTAGGAATAGTGGCGTGACAAAGCCAGCTTCTCCTCTTCATGGAATCCTAATCAACTCCACATAATAGACAGCGACGACCGCTCCAATCTTATCGAAAAGGCGCCATAATTCCGCGTTTTATGAAGATTTAGTCAATGTTATTCGATTGTTTAATGCTATCTGTCCTTAGCGACTTTAATGTGACTCTTCACTTTGTTTGGTTAATGGCTTCATCCGCAATGAGAGTCCATTTTTCAATTCGATAGGTGTAGCTTTTCCTCGCAAAGTTGGTCCCTTCTCCTTCACCTGTGGAAGAACAAGACGTACATATCGCTACAACTTTGCGGATACAATTTATATAATCAACTTATTCGTATGCAATCTTGACCTTTTCGTATTTGGTAGGGTAATGCCACGGAAAAATCAGGGCAGTATACCGCGAAGTTTGCGAATAATCTGAGCTCATTTGCTTGTTGATCGCCTCACTGCAGTTGATTACATTCTTCCACTTCCTAGCTATGAAATGTCGCTTGAATTTCCTTCAGGTAAACctggtcaaaaaataaatttggcttCTGTGATGCTCAATGATAAATCTGCGAATTTCACTTGAATGTTCAGGCACAGATGGATTTTCCTGTCCTCAGGTGTTGAAGTCTTGGTTCTGATGAACTCTTGACCATCATGACATTCTGCATAGGTTGAGATTTTCCTCCATCGATCTTGGTCAAAATCAGCTCTTATACCTTGCAATgcaagtttttcaagagaagtTTATGTCGACATAATGGTGATCAAGCAGGAATTGGTAGCTGAAATATATTGCGATAAACTACACGGAGAAAACGACATGATTATGAACTCACAACAGGCACATCCAAATTAGCTGTTCCTGGTTTCAGATAAGAATCTACTCGGATAAAATAACCACGAAAGTTTCTCCGAAACTTCCTGCGATTGTTCCATTTATGTTTAGTATACTCAACCGCATTACACAAGTTATTTCTGCTgacaattaagaaattttagtTAGCTTATTCACGTAAGatgaaactgcaaaaaaaaaaataaaaaatactgaaCATACTTGCAAACTTTTCCACAGGCAACAAGAAAATTGAATAGCTTGCTGTTAAAGGCAAACATGTTTAACAGGAATATGCCAAAAAGCAAAAGGGATATAACTAAAATAAACCAAAACTTGTGCAATGTGCTAAGAAGACATGGATCCCACACAAGGCAGCTATAAATATAAGATTCACTCACGTTCAGCAGTTTTACAGTTCAGAGACTGTGAAAAGACTCAGCCTTTGCAACCACAGTCTAAAGCCTCTTGGCAATACATAAACCAATAACTCTCACCACCACTCACCAGACTAGAGGTATGGCAGAGAGCCCAGTGAATCACCTACTCATAAAGCTTGCCCAATTTTTCGAGAACGAGGTGTGGCACCTGGCAGGCGGTCAAGAAGAAGCCCTCTCGGTGAGAGGAAAGTTGGAGCGTGTCCAGGCCCTCCTCAGGGTCGTGGATTCCAGTGAGGAAAGCGACGACGAAGTCAAAGTGTGGGTGAAGCAGTTGAGAAATACAGCCTACGAACTGGAGGACGCGCTTGATGAGTTCTCGCTGATCCTGAGACACGATCACGGAGTCGAGTATACTGGCCTTATCAGCAGGATGTCCTGCTGCATCAGGAACCTGAAGTCCCGATATCGTGTCACGTCCGAGATAAAGCGCAGCCACTCCACATTAAAGGACATATGGGAAGGGCACCAGAGGCTGCACTGCAAATTCAGCAGGGCTCAACAAGAGCTCAGTGCCGATAACTCCTGGCAGGACCACCGAGGCAATGCCCTTCTCCTAGATAGAACTGACCTAGTGGGCATTGAACAGCCGAAGAACGAGCTGGTCGTGCGGTTACTCGACGGTGCTCTCAGGCGGGAGGTCATCTCCGTCGTGGGAATGGGAGGGTTGGGCAAAACCACTCTGGTGAAGCAAATCTATGATGACCCTGCCGTGAAGAAACATTTCACGGTGTATGCTTGGATCACTCTCTCTCGGTCCGCGAAGTTCGAAGAGTTCCTCAAAGACATGCTTAATCAGATCAAGAGGGTGATCAGGAAATCGGTCCCTCCAGGAGCCAACACTATGAATAGCCAATGGCTGAAGATGCTCATCAAGGACCTGCTTCAGACGAGGAGGTACCTGATAGTCCTTGATGACGCCTGGCACATAAATGAATGGGATGCGGTCAAGCACGTCTTGCCCAACAACAAGCACGGAAGCCGAGTCATCATCACAACCCAGAATGCCGATCTGGCATCCACCTCCTGCAAGGAGTTCAACGGGCTGGTAAAAAATATGGAGCCGCTCGATCCAGAGCAGTCGTGGAAGCTTTTCTGTCGGAAGACATTTCAGGGGAATTCGTGCCCTTCCCACCTGGAGGAGATATGTAAGTTTATTTTGAGGAAGTGTGAAGGATTACCGCTCGCCATCGTGGCCATCAGTGGTGTTCTGGCTGCGAAAGACAAGCAGAGGATTGACGAGTGGGATGTGGTACGGCGCAGCCTTCGCGCTGAGATCGATGGCAATGATAGGCTCAAGAACTTGAAGAGGGTGCTTTCCCTCAGTTTCGGTAATTTGCCGTACCATCTCAAGTCCTGTTTCTTGCACTTGAGTGTATTTCCGGAGGGTCATCGGATCGAACGCAGAAGACTCATCCGGCTTTGGGTAGCGGAAGGGTTTGTCGAGAGAAAAGAAGGCAAGACGCTCgaagaagttgcagaggactaCTTCAGAGAGCTCCTGAACAGAAGCCTGATCCAAGTGGCTGAAACGACAACTGACGGAAGGTTCACATTTTGCCGCATCCATGATTTCCAGAGGGAAATAATAACTTCAAAATCGCGAGATCAAAGCTTCGCAATGATTGCCAAAGAGCCAACCGACATGTGGCCAGATAAAGTTCGCCGCCTTTCATTGCACAACAGCCTGCAAGCTGCACAGCAAAACAGGTCACTTTCTCATCTGCGCTCTCTATACATGTTCGGGGTAGACAAGGCATCCATTGACATTGTCCTAGGTAGTGACATCAAACTGCTCAAAGTCTTAGACTTGCAAGCCACACCTTTGCCAAGGTTCCCAGTCCAAGTTGTTGACTGGTACTACCTAACATATTTAAGCTTCAGGCACACCGAGGTTGAAACAATTCCTGCTTCGATAGGGAAGCTTCAGAACTTAGAGACTCTAGATCTTAAGCACACAAATGTAACGCGATTGCCTGTCGAAATATTGAAGCTGCAAAAGCTCAGGCATCTCTTGGTGTATCGGTATGAGAACATATCCTATTTGTGCTGCAAGTATGGCTTCAAGGCACTCACGGATATTGGGGCTCTGCAATCCCTTCAAAAGTTGTGCTACATAGAGGCGGATGATGAGAGGAGCCACATTATAATGAGAGAGCTCGGGAAGCTGACGCAGTTAAGCAGGTTGAGCATCCTGAAGTTGCGGAAAGAAGACGGAAGAGCTTTGTGCTCATCGATCACGAAATTAACCAACCTCCATGCAATATCCGTGGCTTCAATCGAGGATGACGAAATATTGGATCTGCAACATCTTACCTCTCCGCCTCAACTACTGCAGAGGATCTACTTGAAAGGGCGTCTCGAGATGCTACCAAACTGGTTAGCCACTCTCCATAGTCTTGTCAAGTTGCATTTACAATGGAGTCGGCTGAAGGATGACCCGCTCGTATCACTCCAAAGTCTGCCCAATCTCGTGCATCTCGAGCTGCTCCAGGTCTATGAAGGAAAGACCTTACGCTTCAAAGCCAAAGGTTTTAGGAAGTTGAGAATTCTGGGTCTCGACAATTTCGATGAACTGAGATCAGTGGAAGTGGAGGAAGGAGCAATGCCCTGCCTGGAAAAGTTGATCATTCAGCGCTGCAAGCTACTGGAGAAGCTGCCATCAGGTTTCGAGTATCTGACCAAGCTCAAAGTACTTGAATTCTTCGACATGCCTGATGAGTTGGTCAAGAAGTTTGTGCAAGACGAGCACGACAAGGATTATCAGAAGGTCGCACTCATTCCAGAAGTTTACTATGGATATTGGAGAGATGGAGTCTGGGACGTCCAATCGATAGAGAGATCGTCCGAGGGCGACGCCTCTCATCGCC
This sequence is a window from Rhodamnia argentea isolate NSW1041297 chromosome 3, ASM2092103v1, whole genome shotgun sequence. Protein-coding genes within it:
- the LOC115730079 gene encoding disease resistance protein RPM1-like translates to MAESPVNHLLIKLAQFFENEVWHLAGGQEEALSVRGKLERVQALLRVVDSSEESDDEVKVWVKQLRNTAYELEDALDEFSLILRHDHGVEYTGLISRMSCCIRNLKSRYRVTSEIKRSHSTLKDIWEGHQRLHCKFSRAQQELSADNSWQDHRGNALLLDRTDLVGIEQPKNELVVRLLDGALRREVISVVGMGGLGKTTLVKQIYDDPAVKKHFTVYAWITLSRSAKFEEFLKDMLNQIKRVIRKSVPPGANTMNSQWLKMLIKDLLQTRRYLIVLDDAWHINEWDAVKHVLPNNKHGSRVIITTQNADLASTSCKEFNGLVKNMEPLDPEQSWKLFCRKTFQGNSCPSHLEEICKFILRKCEGLPLAIVAISGVLAAKDKQRIDEWDVVRRSLRAEIDGNDRLKNLKRVLSLSFGNLPYHLKSCFLHLSVFPEGHRIERRRLIRLWVAEGFVERKEGKTLEEVAEDYFRELLNRSLIQVAETTTDGRFTFCRIHDFQREIITSKSRDQSFAMIAKEPTDMWPDKVRRLSLHNSLQAAQQNRSLSHLRSLYMFGVDKASIDIVLGSDIKLLKVLDLQATPLPRFPVQVVDWYYLTYLSFRHTEVETIPASIGKLQNLETLDLKHTNVTRLPVEILKLQKLRHLLVYRYENISYLCCKYGFKALTDIGALQSLQKLCYIEADDERSHIIMRELGKLTQLSRLSILKLRKEDGRALCSSITKLTNLHAISVASIEDDEILDLQHLTSPPQLLQRIYLKGRLEMLPNWLATLHSLVKLHLQWSRLKDDPLVSLQSLPNLVHLELLQVYEGKTLRFKAKGFRKLRILGLDNFDELRSVEVEEGAMPCLEKLIIQRCKLLEKLPSGFEYLTKLKVLEFFDMPDELVKKFVQDEHDKDYQKVALIPEVYYGYWRDGVWDVQSIERSSEGDASHRQGTSMRSSQFPPCWK